From the Marinomonas sp. THO17 genome, one window contains:
- a CDS encoding type II toxin-antitoxin system prevent-host-death family antitoxin, with protein MDTLSYSAFRTNLASTLDKVNDDHKPVLITLQGGKPAVLISLEDFQAYEETAYLMASPKNASRLNEAIAEIEAGNAAKRNLIEE; from the coding sequence ATGGATACATTAAGTTATTCAGCCTTTAGAACCAATCTGGCCAGTACACTTGATAAAGTGAATGACGACCATAAACCTGTTCTCATTACTCTTCAGGGCGGCAAACCTGCTGTACTTATTAGCTTAGAAGATTTTCAAGCATATGAAGAAACAGCTTATTTGATGGCAAGCCCAAAAAACGCTTCCCGCTTGAACGAAGCCATTGCCGAAATAGAAGCAGGTAATGCAGCAAAAAGAAATCTAATTGAAGAATGA
- a CDS encoding Txe/YoeB family addiction module toxin → MILAWAEHAWEDYLYWQLKDKKTLKRINTLIKAISPQPFEEVGDPEPLKHNWSGYWSRCIDRERRLVYKVEGNQLFIVQCRYHY, encoded by the coding sequence ATGATCTTAGCTTGGGCTGAACACGCATGGGAAGATTATCTTTATTGGCAGCTAAAAGATAAAAAGACCCTTAAGCGGATTAATACGTTAATTAAAGCTATTTCACCTCAGCCCTTTGAAGAGGTAGGCGACCCGGAGCCATTAAAGCATAACTGGTCTGGCTATTGGTCACGCTGTATTGATCGAGAGCGCAGACTTGTCTATAAAGTAGAAGGTAATCAGCTATTTATCGTTCAGTGTCGTTATCACTACTAA
- a CDS encoding DUF308 domain-containing protein has protein sequence MSSFDRQSAKELLQQAVQKQGKLLNIIGFVFIALGIYALIAPTTFALGIEKVLGWTLFFAAVTYFAHAFLMRRWQGVAFDLLNGLILALVAFILLSNPLSGVMSLGLIMAVLFGFDGVMKGIRVFKGELNTSYQVALALSALLSIVIALLMLWDLPTAAPIFLSVIVGINLILNGFGLLALVKAFR, from the coding sequence ATGTCTTCTTTTGACCGTCAATCCGCGAAGGAACTTTTACAGCAAGCAGTACAAAAACAGGGGAAACTTTTAAACATCATAGGCTTTGTCTTTATTGCATTAGGCATTTATGCCCTCATTGCCCCCACTACTTTTGCGTTGGGTATCGAGAAAGTGCTTGGTTGGACCCTGTTCTTCGCCGCAGTAACCTACTTTGCCCATGCGTTTTTAATGCGTCGCTGGCAAGGTGTTGCGTTTGATTTATTAAACGGACTGATCCTTGCGCTGGTGGCTTTTATCCTGCTCAGCAATCCATTAAGTGGCGTCATGAGTTTAGGTCTTATTATGGCCGTCTTATTTGGCTTTGATGGCGTAATGAAAGGCATTCGAGTGTTTAAAGGCGAACTGAACACCAGCTACCAAGTCGCTCTAGCTCTCTCGGCTTTGTTGTCGATTGTGATTGCCCTGTTGATGTTGTGGGATTTGCCAACGGCAGCACCGATTTTTCTGAGTGTGATTGTTGGTATTAATCTTATTCTGAATGGCTTTGGCTTATTGGCCCTTGTGAAAGCCTTTCGTTAA
- a CDS encoding delta-class carbonic anhydrase, whose product MKVTNLMSIVGISLFTSCVFASESNVVSDEVISEQRSKLAESSYGKGYGPQAPRDIERKFGRNILTFGEAPVVTKMNLCNIHFHKNAEHKGGEFTTYAGNGDGEGYQTGYLYNGKLTAQELRPIKGGSVCKSKHSKVSPGDTIEVHYVYSSAQVKPGPTLGSCISEEIKNPQLRVEAQVYVVVNDDNALDFGKLTAYGERNGFYQATDIPSNTGKPISYAGSTTGPGYNEKASPYQVTWNVRPKVQKVSISTVGDWCDSDNVFKEDHAHGVRNLVTNPDLLSNMSH is encoded by the coding sequence ATGAAAGTAACTAATCTAATGAGTATTGTGGGTATAAGCCTGTTTACCAGTTGTGTTTTTGCGAGTGAGTCGAATGTCGTTTCAGACGAAGTCATTAGCGAACAGCGTAGTAAATTGGCTGAAAGTAGTTATGGTAAAGGTTATGGGCCTCAAGCCCCAAGGGATATTGAACGTAAGTTTGGGCGAAATATTCTGACCTTTGGCGAAGCCCCTGTTGTTACCAAGATGAACCTTTGTAATATTCATTTCCATAAAAACGCGGAGCACAAAGGTGGAGAATTTACTACCTATGCTGGCAATGGTGATGGTGAAGGCTACCAAACTGGTTACCTATACAATGGCAAGTTAACGGCTCAAGAGTTGCGGCCGATTAAAGGTGGTTCTGTGTGTAAAAGTAAGCACAGTAAAGTCTCACCAGGCGATACCATCGAAGTTCACTATGTTTATTCTTCAGCGCAAGTAAAACCTGGTCCGACCTTAGGATCTTGTATCAGCGAGGAAATTAAAAACCCGCAGCTACGTGTTGAAGCGCAAGTGTACGTTGTTGTTAATGACGATAATGCATTGGATTTTGGAAAGTTGACAGCTTATGGTGAGCGTAATGGTTTTTATCAAGCCACGGATATTCCGAGCAATACTGGAAAACCTATAAGCTACGCTGGTTCTACCACAGGACCTGGTTACAATGAAAAGGCATCGCCTTATCAAGTTACATGGAATGTTCGTCCTAAAGTCCAGAAAGTTAGCATCTCCACAGTTGGTGACTGGTGTGACAGTGACAATGTCTTCAAAGAAGACCACGCCCATGGGGTGAGAAACTTGGTCACGAATCCAGACTTGTTATCCAACATGTCTCACTAA
- the ahpF gene encoding alkyl hydroperoxide reductase subunit F, with protein sequence MLDANMKQQLGTYLQNIVNPIEITVSSNGNDKSAELISLAQEIEALNTGKIGLTIDENPNGRAPQMAIAPKGETPRVRFAGIPMGHEFTSLVLALLQAGGHPSKAAQETLEQIKGLDAELNFEVYISLSCHNCPDVVQAVNLMAVLNPKITATMIDGALFQSEVDERNIMAVPAVFLNGEHFGQGRMTLDEILNKVDTGAADKQAAALSEKDPYDVLVVGGGPAGASAAIYAARKGIRTGVVAERFGGQVADTMAIENFISVKATDGPKLVTGLEQHVLDYDVDVMKTQKAVRLEKKDLIEVEMENGAVLKSKSVVLATGARWREMNVPGEQEYRGKGVAYCPHCDGPLFKGKKTAVIGGGNSGIEAAIDLAGIVEHVTVLEFGDTLRADDVLVKKAESLANVTIIKNAMTTEVLGDGERVIGLKYTDRKTDEVHLVDVAGIFVQIGLVPNSEFLENTLELTNRGEIVVNGHGETSMPGVFAAGDVTTAPYKQIIISMGSGATAALGAFDYLIRN encoded by the coding sequence ATGTTAGACGCAAATATGAAACAACAGTTGGGCACGTACCTTCAAAATATCGTTAATCCGATTGAGATTACTGTGTCCTCAAATGGCAATGACAAATCAGCAGAGTTAATCTCGCTTGCTCAAGAAATTGAAGCATTAAATACAGGAAAAATTGGTCTAACTATTGATGAAAACCCGAACGGTCGTGCGCCTCAAATGGCCATTGCACCAAAAGGCGAAACGCCTCGTGTTCGCTTCGCAGGCATTCCAATGGGCCATGAATTTACTTCTCTTGTGTTGGCTTTGTTACAAGCGGGTGGCCATCCATCTAAAGCAGCACAAGAGACCCTAGAACAAATTAAAGGATTAGACGCTGAACTGAACTTCGAGGTGTACATTTCCCTCTCATGTCACAACTGCCCTGACGTGGTTCAAGCGGTCAACCTTATGGCAGTACTGAATCCGAAGATCACTGCCACCATGATAGATGGCGCTTTGTTCCAGAGCGAAGTAGATGAGCGCAACATCATGGCCGTTCCAGCGGTTTTCCTAAATGGTGAACACTTTGGTCAAGGCCGTATGACCTTAGACGAAATTCTAAACAAAGTAGACACAGGTGCCGCGGATAAACAAGCAGCCGCTTTGTCTGAAAAAGACCCATACGATGTTTTGGTAGTGGGTGGTGGTCCTGCTGGCGCTTCCGCTGCCATTTATGCAGCGCGTAAAGGCATTCGCACTGGTGTAGTAGCCGAGCGTTTCGGTGGTCAAGTAGCCGATACCATGGCCATTGAAAACTTCATTTCTGTCAAAGCCACCGATGGTCCAAAACTGGTTACCGGTTTGGAACAACACGTATTAGATTATGATGTTGATGTCATGAAGACACAAAAAGCCGTGCGCCTAGAGAAAAAAGACCTAATCGAAGTGGAAATGGAGAATGGCGCGGTTTTAAAAAGTAAATCCGTCGTTCTAGCAACGGGTGCTCGCTGGAGAGAAATGAACGTACCGGGCGAACAAGAATATCGTGGTAAGGGTGTTGCTTACTGCCCACACTGTGACGGCCCCTTGTTCAAAGGCAAGAAAACTGCTGTTATTGGTGGTGGTAACTCAGGTATCGAAGCCGCTATTGATCTTGCAGGTATTGTTGAGCATGTCACTGTGCTGGAATTTGGCGACACACTTCGTGCCGACGATGTGTTAGTGAAAAAGGCTGAGTCTCTCGCCAATGTCACCATCATCAAAAATGCCATGACCACTGAGGTCTTAGGCGATGGTGAACGCGTGATTGGTTTGAAATACACTGATCGTAAGACTGACGAGGTTCATCTAGTGGATGTGGCAGGTATCTTCGTACAAATCGGCTTGGTACCAAACAGTGAATTCCTCGAAAATACCTTGGAATTGACCAATCGTGGCGAGATTGTGGTAAACGGACACGGCGAGACATCAATGCCTGGAGTCTTTGCCGCTGGAGATGTGACCACTGCGCCTTATAAGCAAATCATCATTTCCATGGGATCGGGTGCAACCGCTGCCTTGGGTGCATTCGATTACCTAATCCGCAACTAA